Proteins encoded in a region of the Vitis riparia cultivar Riparia Gloire de Montpellier isolate 1030 chromosome 7, EGFV_Vit.rip_1.0, whole genome shotgun sequence genome:
- the LOC117918426 gene encoding auxin-responsive protein IAA9-like has protein sequence MSPPLLGVEEEGQSNASLVASSGSMDCLSQSGSGLKERNYLGLSDCSSVDSSTITSLSKENKNNLNLKATELRLGLPGSQSPERDPDLSLLKSGKLDEKLLFPLLPSKDGICASSQKTVVSGNKRGFSDTMNGFPEMKSSGYTEGNWIFHASGSESESPQSVGQGKFPANSTINVMLSSRSSGAQPAAVNKEAPPKASQEHPHATNGSSHNQITTNNSSSAPAAKAQVVGWPPIRSFRKNTLATTSKNNDELDGKLGPGALFIKVSMDGAPYLRKVDLRTYSTYQELSSALEKMFSCFTIGQCGSHGTPGREMLSESKLRDLLHGSEYVLTYEDKDGDWMLVGDVPWELFINSCKRLKIMKSSDAIGLAPRVMEKSKNRN, from the exons ATGTCTCCACCACTACTGGGTGTGGAGGAGGAAGGGCAGAGCAATGCCTCTTTAGTGGCTTCTTCAGGCTCTATGGATTGTCTCTCGCAGAGTGGCTCAGGATTAAAGGAACGTAATTATCTGGGATTATCAGATTGTTCTTCAGTGGACAGCTCCACAATTACTAGCTTGTCCAAGGAGAATAAGAACAATCTGAATCTGAAAGCCACCGAGTTGAGGCTTGGTCTTCCTGGATCACAATCTCCTGAAAGAGATCCAGACCTTTCTTTGCTGAAATCAGGAAAACTTGATGAGAAGCTGCTGTTTCCCTTGCTTCCTTCAAAGGATGGAATTTGTGCATCATCTCAAAAAACTGTTGTTTCAGGCAACAAAAGAGGGTTCTCTGACACCATGAATGGGTTCCCTGAGATGAAAAGTTCTGGTTACACTGAAGGAAATTGGATATTTCATGCATCTGGGTCCGAATCTGAATCTCCACAATCTGTAGGACAAGGAAAGTTTCCTGCAAATTCCACAATAAATGTAATGCTATCATCCAGGTCTTCTGGGGCACAGCCAGCAGCTGTAAACAAAGAGGCGCCGCCAAAGGCATCGCAGGAGCATCCTCATGCTACCAATGGAAGTAGTCATAACCAGATCACAACTAATAACAGTAGCAGTGCACCTGCTGCCAA GGCACAGGTTGTTGGTTGGCCCCCAATAAGATCATTTAGGAAGAATACACTGGCGACCACTTCAAAGAATAATGATGAACTTGATGGGAAACTGGGTCCTGGTGCTCTTTTTATCAAAGTCAGCATGGATGGTGCTCCTTACCTCAGGAAGGTAGACCTGAGAACATACTCAACATATCAAGAACTCTCTTCTGCACTTGAGAAGATGTTCAGCTGTTTTACAATAG GCCAATGTGGATCCCATGGAACTCCAGGAAGAGAAATGCTAAGTGAGAGCAAATTGAGGGATCTTCTACATGGATCAGAGTATGTGCTTACTTATGAGGATAAGGATGGTGATTGGATGCTTGTGGGAGATGTTCCATGGGA GTTGTTTATCAATTCATGCAAGAGACTTAAGATTATGAAGAGTTCTGATGCCATTGGCTTAG CTCCCAGGGTGATGGAGAAATCCAAAAATCGAAACTAG